The proteins below are encoded in one region of Holophagaceae bacterium:
- a CDS encoding thiazole synthase → MLTIHGRAFTNRLILGTGKYKDFATMKACYEASGTEMVTLAVRRFDLNAKGEENILNWIPKSLALLPNTAGCYTTEDALRVARLAREALQTDWIKLEVIGDPKSLYPDNEETLKAAQVLVKEGFVVLPYVIADPILAKKLADAGCAAVMPLGSAIGSGLGVQNPMTLMLVKEVLEPYGLPMIVDAGVGTASDATLAMELGADAVLLNTAVAEATDPVKMASAMDHAVQAGRLAFEAGRMAKRLYASASSPLAGVVGK, encoded by the coding sequence ATGCTCACCATCCACGGCCGCGCCTTCACCAACCGCCTGATCCTGGGCACGGGCAAGTACAAGGACTTCGCCACCATGAAGGCTTGCTACGAAGCCTCCGGAACGGAGATGGTGACCCTCGCGGTGCGGCGCTTCGATCTCAACGCCAAGGGCGAGGAGAACATCCTCAACTGGATACCGAAATCGCTGGCGCTGCTGCCCAACACCGCCGGGTGCTACACCACCGAGGATGCCCTGCGCGTGGCCCGCCTTGCGCGGGAAGCCCTCCAGACCGATTGGATCAAGCTGGAAGTCATCGGCGATCCCAAATCCCTGTACCCGGACAATGAAGAAACCCTCAAGGCCGCACAGGTTCTGGTGAAGGAAGGCTTCGTGGTGCTGCCCTACGTCATCGCCGATCCCATCCTCGCCAAGAAGCTGGCCGATGCCGGCTGCGCCGCCGTGATGCCTTTGGGAAGCGCCATCGGCTCCGGGCTGGGCGTGCAGAACCCCATGACCTTGATGCTCGTGAAGGAAGTCCTGGAGCCCTACGGCCTGCCCATGATCGTGGATGCCGGCGTGGGCACCGCCAGCGACGCGACGCTCGCCATGGAGCTGGGCGCCGACGCGGTGCTGCTCAACACCGCCGTGGCCGAAGCCACGGATCCCGTGAAGATGGCCTCCGCCATGGACCATGCCGTGCAGGCGGGAAGGCTCGCCTTCG